The stretch of DNA CGCTGCGGGTCCCGCCAGGCCGCGCACCAACGACAAGTTCTGCGCCACCGTGAGGTGGTCCAGCAGGTTGGCGTTCTGAAACAGCATGCCGATGTGTCGGGCCCGGATCCGGGTTCGTTCGGGTTCGGGGCGATGGCTGATCCGCTGGCCCGCGATGCGCGCACTGCCGCCGTCTGGGTCGTCCATCCCGGCCAGACAGGCCAGGAGCGTCGATTTCCCCGACCCGGAAGGTCCAGTGACGGCGACGAACTCGCCACTATGCACTGTCAGCGATACGCCTTGCAGCGCAAGGGTTTCCTCATCTCCCGCCCGGTAGAACCGGTAGAGCGAGCGCGCCTCCAGCGCGGGCGGGAGCTCGACTTTCATTGCCACTGCAGTGAATCGGTGACGGTCCGCCACGGGTCGACGTTGTCGGCGCCGACCGGGCCGGACAGGGTCAGGATCACTTCGTGGCCGTCTCGCCAGAACTCGTAGCGCTCGATGGCGTCAGTTCCGACTTTCCCGGTGACCGGGTTCGGGGGTGAGGTGCCCTGGTAAGTGATCAACATGACCTGACCCGCCTTGCGTTGCACCGCAGTCACCGTCCCGGGCCGGTAGCCAGGGGTGGACGAGGCGATGGCCGGCAACTCGTCGACACTGACCGACATGGTATTGGGGGCGGTGGCACGAGGGCGTGTCTCGATGCGCACCGCATTCGCCTTGTCGGTGAAGATGGTCGCGGCGCCGTCGGTGGTGCGCGCCCAGCCTTCTGGCACCGAAACCGTGAATGCGCCTCCCGGTGGCGTGAACGGCACATATGCCTGGTTGTCGGGGATGTCGCCGGCGGGGTTGTTTTCGGGCGTCGGCGTCGTGACGGTGCTGCTGCGGGCGCCCGCCCCGGACGGGGCGGTGCCGCTGGTCCCGCACCCGGCGAGCACCGCCGCTGCTGTGGCCAACACCGCAGCGGCAACCGCCAGCGTGCGGGTGGGGTTTCTCATGACTTTCCCTCGAGGCGCGGTTCACACATGTCGCGTGAGCGCACCGAGGGCACGCCGTGGCGGTCCGCTGCGATCAGGGTGGCGGGCTTCACGAGCCCGCCGCCGAACGTCGTCACCGGTGGGTCTTCGCCGGTTGACGCGGCGACCGGCGGCGCGTCGTGTTGGCCCGACCGGTCATGCAGGGCCCCGTATGCCGTCGTGCCGATGGTGACGAACACCGCGGCCAGGATCGCCCCGGCGGTGACGTCCGTGAGCCAGTGCACACCGAGGTAGAGGCGGGTGGCGGCGACGACCAGCACGATGGTGACCACCCCGCCCGCCAGCCAGGTCCTTGCGGTGCGGCTGCGGCCCATTCCCACGCAGACCGCGGTGATGCCGAGCAGCGCGGCGGTGGCGGTGACATGACCGGACGGGAACGACGGATCGGTCTCCACGACCAGCCGCCACTGCAGCGGAGGCCGGGGCCGATCGACCACCGCTTTGAGTGCGGTACTTGCCAGCGCCGCAGCAGAAACCGTGCCGATCACGACGATGCCCGGGACCCTCGAGCGGGCCCGCCAGGACAGCAGCGCCGCGCAGATCAGTGCGGCAACCGCGGTCGCGACCGGGCTGCCCAGGTCGGTTATCACCAAGGCGGCCACGTCGAACCCCATGGATCGGTGCGCGACGACCCAGGACGTGGTCGCCGTGTCGAGTTCGGGGACCCATCCGGGGCGGTGGATCGCGAGCACGAGTCCGGTCAGGATCGTGAGCAGCCCCGCGACGCGCAGGGCGGCGGCGACCTGCCGGTGTCCGGATAGCACCTGGGCACCGAGGAAGAAGGCCGCGACGATGAGCACGGTCATAAACGTCGACGCGGTAGCCGGGCCGG from Mycobacterium sp. JS623 encodes:
- a CDS encoding ABC transporter ATP-binding protein — protein: MKVELPPALEARSLYRFYRAGDEETLALQGVSLTVHSGEFVAVTGPSGSGKSTLLACLAGMDDPDGGSARIAGQRISHRPEPERTRIRARHIGMLFQNANLLDHLTVAQNLSLVRGLAGPAAISQPDVLTLLGLSERAGFYPGQLSGGELARAGLAMALANAPAALLADEPTGELDSATESRVLDLLSDAAGRGTAILVASHSPAVAAAAARLVRLDDGRVCS
- a CDS encoding phosphatase PAP2 family protein, with amino-acid sequence MSDVRATILDRVWDAIAGPATASTFMTVLIVAAFFLGAQVLSGHRQVAAALRVAGLLTILTGLVLAIHRPGWVPELDTATTSWVVAHRSMGFDVAALVITDLGSPVATAVAALICAALLSWRARSRVPGIVVIGTVSAAALASTALKAVVDRPRPPLQWRLVVETDPSFPSGHVTATAALLGITAVCVGMGRSRTARTWLAGGVVTIVLVVAATRLYLGVHWLTDVTAGAILAAVFVTIGTTAYGALHDRSGQHDAPPVAASTGEDPPVTTFGGGLVKPATLIAADRHGVPSVRSRDMCEPRLEGKS